One Deinococcus humi genomic window carries:
- a CDS encoding DinB family protein: MTAEAEPVSRDNLLRAFASAADEIGGFFAGLDATAFTAGDTEHWSPAHHVDHLILSNGPVVGGLRVARGRLLPLPAQHPPRTYAEIRGAYRAGLAAGARASGRWLPQPEGTQLQLAERYASSLRAVHETLGDWTDPELDAWAMPHPVLGVLSVREMLYFTLYHNWHHADGVRAAQEQL; this comes from the coding sequence GTGACCGCTGAGGCTGAACCCGTTTCCCGTGACAACCTGCTCAGGGCGTTTGCCAGCGCAGCCGACGAGATTGGTGGCTTTTTCGCTGGCTTGGACGCAACGGCATTCACGGCGGGCGACACCGAGCATTGGTCTCCAGCACATCACGTCGATCATCTGATCCTCTCCAACGGGCCGGTGGTGGGCGGACTACGTGTGGCGCGTGGGCGACTCCTGCCCCTGCCAGCGCAGCATCCTCCCCGAACCTACGCCGAGATTCGCGGGGCGTACCGCGCTGGCCTCGCCGCCGGAGCCAGGGCCTCCGGGCGCTGGCTGCCGCAGCCGGAAGGAACGCAACTTCAACTAGCAGAGCGGTACGCCTCGTCCTTGCGTGCTGTCCACGAAACGCTCGGCGACTGGACGGACCCCGAACTGGACGCCTGGGCCATGCCCCATCCGGTCCTGGGCGTCCTGTCAGTGCGCGAAATGCTGTACTTCACGCTGTATCACAACTGGCACCACGCGGACGGCGTGCGGGCTGCACAGGAGCAACTATGA
- a CDS encoding replication-associated recombination protein A translates to MTLFDPPASLAERLRPRTVAEVVGQTHLLGPGKPLSRVLASGRLGSLILWGPPGVGKTTLARLLAGEVGAHFIPLSAVSAGVKDVREATAETERLRGRGQKTILFLDEIHRFNKAQQDALLPHVESGLLTLIGATTENPSFEVNPALRSRARTLVLEALTQQEVRGLLERALRDPRGLPGTEATDEALDLLSRLADGDARRALSTLEVASTLANPVTPEAVTEAFGRHLPQMDKNGEDFYNLISALHKSVRGSHVDGALYWLARMLEGGADGLYVARRIVRMAAEDIGLADPQALRLAIAARDTAEFLGSPEGDLALAQAVVYLALAPKSNSVYTAWKRAIDAVREGETLPVPLHLRNAPTALMRQQGYGQGYAYYFDDPAGSFEQHYLPDGVQLELYRPAGEGWEARVAERWRKLQDAHDGAEGTQASEVIDTPPAPV, encoded by the coding sequence ATGACCCTGTTTGACCCTCCTGCCTCGCTGGCCGAACGCCTGCGCCCGCGCACCGTTGCCGAGGTGGTGGGCCAGACGCACCTGCTGGGACCGGGCAAGCCGCTGTCGCGCGTGCTGGCGTCGGGGCGCCTGGGGTCACTGATCCTGTGGGGACCGCCCGGCGTGGGCAAGACCACGCTGGCGCGGCTGCTGGCCGGGGAGGTGGGCGCGCACTTTATTCCTCTGTCAGCAGTCTCGGCAGGCGTCAAGGACGTGCGCGAGGCCACCGCTGAGACTGAACGCCTGCGGGGACGCGGACAGAAGACCATCCTGTTTCTGGACGAGATCCACCGCTTCAACAAGGCCCAGCAGGACGCGCTGCTGCCGCATGTGGAGTCGGGGCTCCTGACCCTGATCGGGGCCACCACCGAAAACCCGTCGTTCGAGGTCAATCCAGCCCTGCGCTCGCGTGCGCGGACGCTGGTGCTGGAAGCGCTGACCCAGCAGGAGGTGCGCGGACTGCTGGAGCGGGCGCTGCGTGATCCGCGAGGGCTGCCAGGGACGGAGGCCACGGACGAGGCGCTGGACCTCCTCTCCCGACTGGCCGACGGCGACGCCCGCCGCGCCCTGAGCACGCTGGAGGTCGCCAGCACCCTGGCCAACCCGGTGACCCCGGAGGCCGTCACCGAGGCGTTTGGCCGCCACCTGCCGCAGATGGACAAGAACGGCGAGGACTTCTACAACCTGATCTCCGCGCTGCACAAGTCGGTGCGCGGCAGCCACGTGGACGGCGCGCTGTACTGGCTGGCCCGTATGCTGGAGGGCGGCGCAGACGGGCTGTACGTGGCCCGCCGCATTGTGCGCATGGCCGCCGAGGACATCGGTCTGGCAGACCCGCAGGCGCTGCGGCTCGCCATTGCCGCCCGCGACACCGCCGAATTTCTGGGCAGTCCCGAGGGCGATCTGGCGCTGGCACAGGCGGTGGTGTACCTGGCGCTGGCTCCCAAGAGCAACAGCGTGTATACGGCCTGGAAACGGGCGATAGACGCTGTGCGCGAGGGCGAGACGCTCCCTGTACCCCTTCACCTCCGCAATGCGCCCACCGCGCTGATGCGCCAGCAGGGCTACGGCCAGGGTTATGCCTACTACTTCGACGATCCGGCGGGCAGTTTCGAGCAGCATTACCTGCCGGATGGGGTTCAGCTTGAGCTGTACCGGCCCGCAGGCGAGGGCTGGGAGGCGCGGGTGGCGGAACGCTGGCGCAAGCTGCAAGACGCGCACGACGGGGCCGAAGGGACACAGGCCTCCGAGGTCATTGACACCCCGCCCGCACCCGTCTAG
- the fabG gene encoding 3-oxoacyl-[acyl-carrier-protein] reductase, translated as MTEIPSQNPARKVALVTGSSRGLGRAMALKLAAEGFDLAVHYGRNAAEAQKVADEARAHGVRAEVFGADLTTPSNAGKLVEDVIKGLGRLDVLVNNAGITRDGLAIRMKDEDWDAVLQTNLSSAFSACRAAIKHMMRARSGRIVNIASVVGLTGNPGQANYVASKAGLIGLTKALAKEYGGRGITVNAVAPGFIESDMTATLAEGVQQGYLSDIPLARFGQPEEVAALVAFLASDGAGYITGQTIGVDGGLNPH; from the coding sequence ATGACTGAGATACCCAGCCAGAACCCCGCCCGCAAAGTTGCCCTCGTCACCGGCAGCAGCCGGGGCCTGGGCCGCGCGATGGCCCTCAAGCTGGCCGCTGAGGGCTTTGACCTCGCTGTCCACTATGGACGCAACGCCGCCGAGGCGCAGAAGGTGGCCGATGAAGCCCGTGCCCACGGCGTCCGCGCCGAGGTATTTGGGGCCGATCTGACCACGCCCAGCAATGCCGGTAAGCTCGTCGAGGACGTCATCAAGGGGCTGGGCCGTCTGGATGTGCTGGTGAACAACGCCGGAATCACGCGCGACGGGCTGGCCATCCGCATGAAGGACGAGGACTGGGACGCCGTGCTCCAGACCAACCTGTCGAGCGCCTTCTCCGCGTGCCGGGCGGCCATCAAGCACATGATGCGCGCCCGCTCCGGCCGCATTGTCAACATCGCCAGCGTGGTGGGCCTGACGGGCAATCCGGGACAGGCCAACTATGTCGCCAGCAAGGCCGGGCTGATCGGGCTGACCAAGGCGCTGGCCAAGGAATACGGCGGGCGCGGCATCACAGTCAACGCGGTGGCCCCCGGTTTTATCGAGTCGGATATGACCGCCACGCTGGCCGAGGGCGTGCAGCAGGGCTACCTGTCGGACATTCCGCTGGCCCGCTTCGGCCAGCCGGAAGAAGTCGCTGCGCTCGTGGCGTTCCTGGCCTCCGACGGGGCCGGGTACATCACCGGGCAGACCATCGGGGTGGACGGTGGGCTTAATCCCCATTGA
- a CDS encoding beta-ketoacyl-ACP synthase III — translation MSAPTIRPSIGITALGSHAPERIVTNADFEAYMDTNAEWIESRTGIRQRHFAAADEYTSDMGVGAVRDMLSRDPDALKDVDAVICATVSPDALMPSTAALIAMQVGLAGAAAFDLSTACSGFVYALSVASGLIQSGAARRVLVVGAEVLSKIVDQQDRGTAILFGDGAGAAVVGPVPGGLGFQEFIMGADGAGGPSLYLRCVAPTLPGGFEMGESVGMNGREVFKFAVRVLGDSGQKALQKSGLTSADVDWVIPHQANVRIIEAAVERFGIPMSKTVVNLDRYGNTSSATVPLALREAIDDGRVQDGQQLLLIAFGGGLSWVAGTMKWWGGAPSLKAKVAPALSEVGA, via the coding sequence ATGAGTGCCCCCACCATCCGTCCCAGCATCGGCATCACCGCCCTGGGCAGCCACGCGCCCGAGCGCATCGTGACCAACGCGGATTTCGAGGCGTACATGGACACCAACGCCGAGTGGATCGAGTCGCGCACCGGCATTCGTCAGCGGCACTTTGCGGCGGCCGACGAGTACACCTCTGATATGGGCGTGGGCGCGGTGCGCGACATGCTCTCGCGTGACCCGGACGCCCTGAAGGACGTGGATGCGGTGATCTGTGCCACAGTCAGCCCAGACGCGCTGATGCCGTCCACGGCCGCGCTGATTGCCATGCAGGTGGGGCTGGCGGGGGCGGCGGCCTTCGATCTTTCCACCGCCTGCAGCGGCTTCGTGTACGCCCTGAGCGTGGCGTCTGGCCTGATCCAGTCCGGCGCGGCGCGGCGCGTGCTGGTGGTGGGGGCCGAGGTCCTGAGCAAGATCGTGGACCAGCAGGACCGGGGCACGGCCATCCTGTTCGGCGACGGCGCGGGCGCGGCGGTGGTGGGGCCGGTGCCGGGGGGACTGGGCTTCCAGGAGTTCATCATGGGCGCGGACGGCGCGGGCGGACCGAGCCTGTACCTGCGTTGCGTGGCTCCGACTTTGCCCGGCGGCTTCGAGATGGGTGAGAGCGTCGGCATGAACGGGCGCGAGGTTTTCAAATTCGCCGTGCGCGTGCTGGGCGACAGCGGCCAGAAGGCACTGCAAAAGAGCGGCCTGACCAGCGCCGATGTGGACTGGGTGATTCCGCACCAGGCCAACGTGCGAATCATCGAGGCCGCTGTGGAGCGCTTCGGCATCCCCATGAGCAAGACGGTGGTCAACCTGGACCGTTACGGCAACACCTCCAGCGCCACCGTGCCGCTCGCGCTGCGCGAGGCGATTGACGACGGGCGCGTTCAGGACGGCCAGCAACTGCTGCTGATTGCGTTTGGCGGCGGCCTGAGCTGGGTGGCCGGAACCATGAAGTGGTGGGGCGGCGCCCCCAGCCTGAAAGCGAAGGTGGCGCCTGCACTGTCGGAAGTGGGCGCTTGA
- the tig gene encoding trigger factor, whose protein sequence is MAELISRQGNKVEFKVSVPASEVNRAYDQVWSGLARDVRVPGFRPGKAPRKVIEGRVGKGYVEQEVRDRLLQSHYSKAAQELKLSLVDANIDPQPVVSGQPFEFTVTGETYPEVKLADWSGLTLSAESPEITDDVMERTLGDLQERNATFEEADRPIEASDQVTVEEQGEDGGTYPIYLDVAEAHVREALLGKNKGDTVEITVPAHQHGDHEHPEHSVTVVIKDVKVKKTQALNDEFAKSLNFDSLERLRTDLKAELERRAAQEGETARREEFVAHLTENMDAEIPQALLDRRRDAMLEEIKDDLGRQGVKWGEYESFMQEQGKLDEFMADLSRNAESRVKRDLALEKLAEDLKVQVSDAEFNQTMNALAQANSMTPQDLSKQLGPDGINTYYASLMREKGLQQAMAQLSKPAQAEQEGEEQQEAVAPEVQDGEAQTEAEQPQTEQAGSEQGEGENKTE, encoded by the coding sequence GTGGCAGAACTAATCAGCAGACAGGGCAACAAGGTGGAGTTCAAGGTTTCCGTTCCCGCCTCCGAAGTAAACCGTGCATATGACCAGGTGTGGTCCGGCCTCGCCCGCGACGTGCGTGTCCCCGGTTTCCGCCCCGGCAAGGCCCCCCGCAAGGTCATCGAGGGCCGCGTGGGCAAGGGCTACGTGGAACAGGAAGTGCGCGACCGCCTGCTCCAGTCCCACTACAGCAAGGCTGCTCAGGAGCTGAAGCTGAGCCTGGTGGACGCCAACATAGACCCCCAGCCGGTGGTCAGCGGCCAGCCTTTCGAGTTCACGGTCACGGGCGAGACCTACCCCGAGGTCAAGCTGGCCGACTGGAGCGGCCTGACCCTCAGCGCCGAGTCTCCTGAAATCACCGACGACGTGATGGAACGCACCCTGGGCGACCTGCAGGAGCGCAACGCCACCTTCGAGGAAGCGGACCGTCCCATCGAGGCCAGCGATCAGGTGACCGTGGAGGAGCAGGGCGAGGACGGCGGGACCTACCCCATCTACCTGGACGTCGCCGAGGCCCACGTGCGCGAAGCGCTGCTGGGCAAGAACAAGGGCGACACCGTGGAGATCACGGTGCCCGCGCACCAGCACGGCGACCACGAGCACCCCGAGCACAGCGTCACGGTGGTCATCAAGGACGTCAAGGTCAAGAAGACCCAGGCACTGAACGACGAGTTCGCCAAGAGCCTGAACTTCGACAGCCTGGAACGCCTGCGCACGGACCTGAAGGCCGAGCTGGAACGCCGCGCCGCGCAGGAGGGCGAGACCGCCCGCCGCGAGGAGTTCGTGGCCCACCTGACCGAAAACATGGACGCCGAGATTCCGCAGGCGTTGCTGGACCGCCGCCGCGACGCCATGCTCGAGGAGATCAAGGACGATCTGGGCCGCCAGGGCGTCAAGTGGGGCGAGTACGAGAGCTTCATGCAGGAACAGGGCAAGCTCGACGAGTTCATGGCCGATCTGTCCAGGAACGCCGAGAGCCGCGTCAAGCGTGATCTGGCCCTGGAAAAGCTGGCCGAGGACCTGAAGGTGCAGGTCAGCGACGCCGAGTTCAACCAGACCATGAACGCCTTGGCCCAGGCCAACAGCATGACGCCACAGGACCTGAGCAAGCAGCTGGGGCCGGACGGCATCAACACCTACTACGCCAGCCTGATGCGCGAGAAGGGCCTGCAGCAGGCCATGGCGCAGCTGAGCAAACCCGCACAGGCCGAGCAGGAAGGGGAAGAGCAGCAGGAGGCAGTCGCGCCTGAAGTGCAGGATGGGGAAGCCCAGACCGAAGCCGAGCAGCCCCAGACCGAACAGGCTGGAAGCGAGCAGGGCGAAGGCGAGAACAAGACCGAGTAA
- a CDS encoding serine/threonine-protein kinase has translation MPLEVGTRLAGRYDLRSPLGEGGSALVFRAHDSLLDRDVAVKVMHAHVPDSDKQRFLREVRTLARLTHPGIVPVLDLGVDPSDGRPFFTMPLMTGGPITVLGPLEDAPTSLARFVTAASFASRALHFIHSRGIIHRDLTPGNVLLDEAWLPRIMDFGLVALSDHTRQLTRSGLTLGTPAYMAPEQAKGIGVGPLSDLYALGAVLYRVACGSPPFVGDSDQSVLFQHVYETITDPRDLNPAIPDAVARVLLALLSKKPEDRPESGAALSHLWALARRDIWTGHARGQYRGGRTRTGEHPDGPARVSHLKEAWSVPLPGEVTWPAAVVGEGDLVAVGTRGGQLVLTHASGRPFATYAARDEVTAPAAFQGGHIFFGAWDGTLRRVELQGGAEVWRHQARAELTGAPTLWAGRVLASSRDGHLHALSARTGELAWAYRTDGPVAASPLVWAGAALVCDENGWLHALDARSGSPLWKVEVGTVHGTPALLPGTSGEATLVVATWEGEVHALALSAATGRVALAEDEAILWTYDLEDEVWASPAVTYSGTGNAGLAILAGWDGTVRALRLHDGEDVWAHRMSGRVTASPVVSAGLVFLASESGQLCALDVRDGAVRWTRQESTGVQATPLAAGGTLYVAFMDGTLRAYRQHHPEAPGNT, from the coding sequence ATGCCGTTAGAGGTGGGCACGCGCCTGGCAGGTCGTTATGACCTGCGTTCCCCGCTGGGCGAGGGCGGCAGCGCGCTGGTGTTCCGCGCCCACGACTCGCTGCTGGACCGCGACGTGGCCGTCAAGGTGATGCACGCCCACGTTCCCGATTCCGACAAACAGCGTTTCCTGCGCGAGGTCCGCACCCTGGCCCGGCTGACCCATCCGGGCATCGTGCCGGTGCTGGACCTGGGGGTGGATCCCAGCGACGGGCGTCCCTTCTTCACCATGCCGCTGATGACCGGCGGACCGATCACGGTGCTGGGACCGCTGGAGGACGCCCCTACCTCGCTGGCCCGCTTTGTCACGGCGGCCAGCTTCGCCTCGCGGGCGCTGCATTTCATCCACTCGCGCGGCATCATCCACCGCGACCTGACCCCTGGCAACGTCCTGCTGGACGAGGCGTGGCTGCCGCGCATCATGGACTTCGGGCTGGTGGCCCTGTCAGACCACACCCGCCAGCTGACCCGCAGCGGTCTGACGCTGGGCACCCCCGCCTACATGGCCCCAGAGCAGGCCAAGGGAATCGGTGTGGGACCGCTAAGCGACCTGTACGCGCTGGGAGCGGTGCTATACCGGGTGGCCTGCGGGAGTCCCCCCTTTGTGGGCGACAGCGATCAGAGCGTGCTGTTCCAGCATGTCTACGAGACCATCACCGATCCGCGTGACCTGAACCCGGCCATTCCCGACGCGGTGGCGCGTGTGCTGCTGGCGCTGCTGTCCAAGAAGCCCGAGGACCGTCCCGAGTCCGGCGCGGCTCTCTCGCACCTGTGGGCGCTGGCCCGCCGTGACATCTGGACCGGCCACGCGCGCGGCCAGTACCGTGGCGGACGCACCCGCACCGGGGAACATCCCGACGGCCCGGCCCGCGTTTCACACCTGAAGGAGGCCTGGAGCGTGCCGCTGCCCGGCGAGGTCACCTGGCCCGCCGCCGTGGTGGGGGAGGGCGATCTGGTGGCCGTGGGCACGCGTGGCGGCCAGCTGGTGCTGACCCACGCTTCTGGGCGGCCCTTCGCCACTTACGCGGCCCGCGACGAGGTGACGGCCCCGGCGGCCTTTCAGGGCGGGCATATCTTCTTCGGCGCGTGGGACGGCACCCTGCGCCGCGTGGAACTGCAGGGCGGCGCGGAGGTCTGGCGGCATCAGGCCCGTGCCGAGCTGACCGGGGCGCCGACGCTGTGGGCCGGGCGGGTGCTGGCGTCCAGCCGCGACGGCCATCTGCACGCCCTGAGTGCCCGCACCGGGGAACTGGCCTGGGCCTACCGCACCGACGGCCCGGTGGCCGCCAGCCCACTGGTGTGGGCCGGGGCCGCGCTGGTCTGCGACGAGAACGGCTGGCTGCACGCCCTGGACGCCCGCAGCGGCAGCCCGCTGTGGAAGGTGGAGGTCGGCACGGTCCACGGCACTCCCGCGCTGCTTCCTGGCACCTCAGGTGAGGCGACGCTGGTGGTGGCGACCTGGGAGGGCGAGGTCCACGCCCTGGCCCTGAGCGCCGCGACGGGCCGGGTGGCGCTGGCCGAGGACGAGGCGATCCTTTGGACCTACGATCTGGAGGACGAGGTCTGGGCCTCGCCTGCCGTGACCTATAGCGGAACCGGTAATGCCGGTCTGGCCATCCTGGCGGGCTGGGACGGCACCGTGCGCGCCCTGCGCCTGCACGACGGCGAGGACGTGTGGGCGCACCGTATGTCGGGCCGCGTCACCGCCAGTCCGGTGGTCAGCGCAGGTCTGGTCTTCCTGGCCTCGGAGAGCGGGCAACTGTGCGCCCTGGACGTGCGCGACGGTGCGGTGCGCTGGACCCGGCAAGAGTCGACAGGGGTTCAGGCCACTCCACTGGCGGCTGGCGGCACGCTGTACGTGGCTTTCATGGACGGCACCCTGCGCGCCTACCGCCAGCACCATCCGGAAGCCCCGGGGAACACGTGA
- the fabF gene encoding beta-ketoacyl-ACP synthase II — MGVSGLKRVVITGLGPVTPIGWGAADYAEAQRAGRSGIGPITHFDASDTASKIAGEVKGSFDDYIDPREARKLDRYVQLALTAAELATRDSGLSAEELSGERVGTVVGSGIGGVKTFEDQAGVLHERGPGRISPMFIPMMIANMATGHVAMRFGATGPSSTVVTACATGTGSIGDAARYIQLDLADVMIAGGTEAAVTRIAVGGFSNMKALSTRNDSPETASRPFSATRDGFVLGEGAGIVILEEYEKAKARGATIYAEIVGYGTSADAHHITMPAPEGRGAQVAMRMALNTAGVNPEQVGYINAHGTSTHFNDLYETQGIKHVFGDHARKLAISSTKSMTGHLLGAAGAIEAIAVAQALKDGILPPTINLTDPDPALDLDYIPEGAREKQVDYVLSNSFAFGGQNAALLFKRV; from the coding sequence ATGGGCGTTTCAGGACTGAAACGGGTGGTGATTACAGGGCTGGGGCCGGTGACGCCCATCGGCTGGGGGGCGGCGGACTACGCCGAGGCGCAGCGGGCGGGCCGCAGCGGTATTGGCCCGATCACGCATTTCGATGCCTCCGACACCGCCAGCAAGATTGCGGGTGAGGTCAAGGGCAGTTTCGACGACTACATCGACCCGCGCGAAGCCCGCAAGCTGGACCGCTACGTGCAACTGGCCCTAACGGCCGCCGAACTCGCCACGCGCGACAGCGGCCTGAGCGCTGAGGAACTGAGCGGTGAGCGCGTCGGTACGGTGGTGGGCAGCGGCATCGGTGGGGTCAAGACCTTCGAGGATCAGGCCGGGGTGCTGCACGAGCGCGGTCCGGGGCGCATCAGCCCGATGTTCATCCCCATGATGATCGCCAACATGGCCACCGGGCACGTTGCCATGAGGTTCGGCGCGACGGGGCCCAGCAGCACCGTGGTCACCGCCTGCGCCACCGGCACCGGCTCGATTGGCGACGCCGCCCGCTACATCCAACTGGATCTGGCCGACGTGATGATCGCTGGAGGCACCGAGGCCGCCGTGACCCGCATCGCCGTGGGCGGCTTTTCCAACATGAAAGCGCTGTCCACCCGCAACGACTCGCCCGAAACCGCGAGCCGACCGTTTTCGGCCACCCGTGACGGCTTCGTGCTGGGTGAGGGCGCGGGCATCGTGATTCTCGAGGAGTACGAGAAGGCCAAGGCGCGCGGGGCCACCATCTATGCCGAGATCGTCGGCTACGGCACAAGCGCCGACGCCCACCACATCACCATGCCCGCACCGGAAGGCCGCGGCGCGCAGGTGGCGATGAGGATGGCACTGAACACGGCGGGGGTCAATCCCGAACAGGTGGGCTACATCAATGCCCACGGCACCAGCACGCATTTCAACGATCTGTACGAAACCCAGGGCATCAAGCACGTGTTCGGCGATCACGCCAGGAAGCTGGCGATCAGCTCCACCAAATCCATGACTGGGCATCTGCTGGGCGCGGCGGGGGCCATCGAGGCGATTGCCGTGGCGCAGGCGCTGAAAGACGGCATTCTGCCCCCCACCATCAACCTGACCGATCCCGATCCCGCGCTGGATCTGGACTACATCCCCGAGGGTGCGCGGGAAAAACAGGTGGACTACGTGCTGAGCAACTCGTTCGCCTTCGGTGGGCAGAACGCGGCCCTGCTGTTCAAACGGGTCTGA
- the acpP gene encoding acyl carrier protein, which translates to MATFDDVKDVIVDKLGVDADKVSPEARFVEDLGADSLETVELIMGLEDKFGVTISDEDAETIRTVQAAVDYIEGKQ; encoded by the coding sequence ATGGCGACTTTTGATGACGTGAAAGATGTGATTGTGGACAAGCTGGGTGTGGATGCAGACAAGGTGAGCCCCGAGGCCCGCTTCGTGGAAGACCTGGGTGCAGACAGCCTGGAAACGGTGGAACTGATCATGGGTCTGGAAGACAAGTTCGGCGTGACCATCAGCGATGAGGACGCCGAAACCATCCGCACCGTGCAGGCCGCCGTCGACTACATCGAGGGCAAGCAGTAA
- the fabD gene encoding ACP S-malonyltransferase, which produces MSSRIAALFPGQGSHAVGMGMELTTAFPVAEAVYAEAENTLPGLRALIETGPIEDLTLTANQQPALVAAGVAAYRAWQEKTGLTPMVAAGHSLGEYSALVASGVLSLADALRLTRKRGTLMQQAVAPGDGAMSAIMGDPAVVAEVCGNMEGVQPANFNAPTQTVISGTAAAVSAASAELKARGLKAIPLKVSAPFHCALMAPAAAGLSPDLQAATYSPFTFPVVANVTAELNDDPLRVPDLLERQITGAVQWVETIQTLAGLGVDTFVEFGPGKVLTGLVGRIVPGARTVNVGTAADVEAFEP; this is translated from the coding sequence TTGAGCTCCCGGATCGCCGCCCTCTTTCCCGGCCAGGGATCGCACGCCGTGGGCATGGGGATGGAGCTGACCACGGCCTTCCCAGTGGCCGAAGCTGTGTACGCCGAGGCCGAGAACACCCTGCCGGGCCTGCGCGCCCTCATCGAAACCGGCCCCATTGAAGACCTGACCCTGACGGCCAATCAGCAGCCCGCGCTGGTGGCGGCAGGTGTGGCCGCCTACCGCGCCTGGCAGGAAAAAACGGGGCTGACGCCAATGGTGGCGGCCGGCCATTCCCTGGGCGAATACAGCGCCCTGGTGGCCTCTGGAGTGCTGTCCCTGGCGGACGCCCTGCGCCTGACCCGCAAACGCGGCACGCTGATGCAGCAGGCGGTTGCGCCCGGCGACGGGGCCATGAGCGCCATCATGGGTGATCCTGCAGTGGTGGCAGAGGTCTGCGGGAACATGGAGGGCGTGCAGCCCGCCAACTTTAACGCCCCCACGCAGACGGTGATCAGCGGAACGGCGGCGGCGGTGTCGGCGGCCAGCGCCGAGTTGAAAGCTCGCGGCCTGAAAGCCATTCCCCTCAAGGTCAGCGCCCCCTTTCACTGCGCGTTGATGGCCCCGGCGGCGGCTGGCCTGTCGCCCGATCTGCAGGCGGCGACATATAGCCCCTTTACCTTCCCGGTGGTGGCGAACGTGACGGCGGAGCTGAACGACGATCCCCTGCGCGTTCCAGACCTGCTGGAACGCCAGATCACGGGCGCGGTGCAGTGGGTGGAAACCATCCAGACACTGGCGGGGCTGGGCGTGGACACCTTCGTCGAGTTCGGCCCGGGCAAGGTACTGACTGGACTGGTGGGGCGCATCGTGCCGGGCGCGAGGACCGTCAACGTGGGCACCGCGGCGGACGTGGAAGCCTTCGAACCGTGA